In Streptomyces seoulensis, the following are encoded in one genomic region:
- the hemG gene encoding protoporphyrinogen oxidase — translation MSAASTGHVVVIGAGVAGLAAAHRALARGARVTVLEATDRVGGKLLPGEIAGLRVDLGAESMLARRPEAVGLAREVGLGDRLQPPTTATASIWTRDALRPMPKGHVMGVPGTAAALAGLLSAEGLARIERDAGLPPTEVGDDVAVGEYVAARMGREVVDRLVEPLLGGVYAGDAYRLSLRSAVPQLYQAARTHDTLTAAVRSLQAKAAEAGQTGPVFLGIEGGVGTLPLAVADAVRARGGEILTRTPVSELRRDGTGWRVTAGDRTLHADAVVVAVPAPAASALLRAEAPAAATELAGVEYASMALITLAYRRADAALPEGSGFLVPPVDGRTIKAATFASQKWGWVGAEDPELFVVRTSVGRHHETEILQRDDTGLVQVARHDLRAATGLDAEPVATRVTRWTDGLPQYPVGHHARVARVREHIAKLPGLAVCGAQYDGVGIPACIASAYAAVDQLGGDLAGVRELTANPVQSLHGGAGE, via the coding sequence ATGAGCGCAGCGAGCACGGGTCATGTCGTCGTCATCGGAGCCGGTGTCGCCGGACTGGCCGCCGCCCACCGGGCGCTCGCGCGCGGCGCCCGGGTGACCGTGCTGGAGGCCACCGACCGGGTCGGCGGCAAGCTGCTGCCCGGCGAGATCGCGGGCCTCAGGGTCGACCTCGGCGCCGAGTCGATGCTCGCCCGCCGCCCCGAAGCGGTGGGCCTCGCCCGTGAGGTGGGCCTCGGCGACCGCCTCCAGCCCCCCACCACCGCGACCGCCTCGATCTGGACCCGGGACGCCCTGCGCCCCATGCCCAAGGGCCATGTCATGGGCGTACCCGGCACCGCCGCCGCCCTCGCCGGCCTGCTCTCCGCCGAAGGACTCGCCCGGATCGAGCGGGACGCCGGACTGCCGCCCACCGAGGTCGGTGACGACGTGGCCGTGGGCGAGTACGTCGCCGCCCGGATGGGCCGCGAGGTCGTCGACCGGCTGGTGGAACCCCTGCTCGGCGGGGTGTACGCGGGCGACGCCTACCGGCTCTCGCTGCGCTCGGCCGTCCCCCAGCTCTACCAGGCCGCCCGCACCCACGACACCCTCACCGCCGCCGTCCGGTCCCTCCAGGCGAAGGCCGCCGAGGCGGGGCAGACCGGCCCGGTCTTCCTCGGCATCGAGGGCGGCGTCGGCACCCTCCCGCTCGCCGTCGCCGACGCGGTACGGGCACGCGGCGGCGAGATCCTCACCCGCACCCCGGTGAGCGAGCTGCGCCGGGACGGCACCGGCTGGCGGGTCACGGCGGGCGACCGCACGCTGCACGCGGACGCGGTCGTGGTCGCCGTACCCGCCCCCGCCGCGTCGGCGCTGCTGCGCGCCGAGGCCCCGGCGGCCGCCACCGAGCTGGCCGGAGTCGAGTACGCCTCCATGGCCCTGATCACCCTCGCCTACCGCCGCGCCGACGCGGCCCTGCCCGAGGGCAGCGGGTTCCTGGTGCCGCCGGTGGACGGCCGCACCATCAAGGCCGCGACCTTCGCCTCCCAGAAGTGGGGCTGGGTCGGCGCCGAGGACCCGGAGCTGTTCGTCGTACGCACCTCGGTCGGCCGGCACCACGAGACCGAGATCCTCCAGCGCGACGACACCGGCCTCGTCCAGGTCGCGCGGCACGACCTGCGGGCCGCGACCGGACTGGACGCCGAGCCCGTCGCCACCCGCGTCACCCGCTGGACCGACGGCCTGCCGCAGTACCCGGTCGGCCACCACGCGCGGGTGGCCCGCGTCCGCGAGCACATTGCCAAGCTCCCCGGCCTCGCGGTGTGCGGCGCGCAGTACGACGGCGTGGGCATCCCGGCCTGTATCGCCAGTGCCTACGCGGCCGTCGACCAGCTCGGCGGCGACCTCGCCGGGGTGCGCGAGCTGACGGCCAACCCGGTGCAGAGCCTGCACGGCGGAGCGGGAGAATAG
- the hemE gene encoding uroporphyrinogen decarboxylase → MSANAIPTGQQPTATYDSAFLKACRREPVPHTPVWFMRQAGRSLPEYRKVREGIPMLESCTRPELVTEITLQPVRRHDVDAAVFYSDIVVPLKAIGIDLDIKPGVGPVVAEPVRTRADLARLRDLTPEDVSYVTEAVRMLTGELGSTPLIGFAGAPFTLASYLVEGGPSRTYENAKAMMYGDPELWADLLDRLADITAAFLKVQIEAGASAVQLFDSWAGALAPADYRASVMPASAKVFDAVAGYGVPRIHFGVGTGELLKLMGDAGADVVGVDWRVPLDEAARRVGPGKALQGNLDPTVLFTDRKTVEAKAQEVLDAAADLEGHVFNLGHGVMPNIEPDALTHLVDYVHSASAR, encoded by the coding sequence GTGAGTGCCAACGCGATCCCCACGGGCCAGCAGCCGACAGCGACGTACGACAGCGCCTTCCTCAAGGCGTGCAGGCGTGAGCCCGTGCCGCATACCCCGGTGTGGTTCATGCGCCAGGCCGGCCGGTCCCTGCCGGAGTACCGCAAGGTGCGCGAGGGCATCCCGATGCTGGAGTCCTGCACGCGTCCCGAGCTGGTCACCGAGATCACCCTCCAGCCGGTGCGCCGGCACGACGTGGACGCGGCGGTCTTCTACAGCGACATCGTCGTCCCGCTCAAGGCCATCGGCATCGACCTGGACATCAAGCCCGGTGTCGGCCCGGTCGTCGCCGAGCCGGTGCGCACCCGCGCCGACCTCGCCCGGCTGCGCGACCTCACCCCGGAGGACGTCTCCTACGTCACCGAGGCGGTCCGCATGCTCACCGGTGAGCTGGGGTCCACCCCGCTGATCGGTTTCGCCGGCGCTCCCTTCACCCTCGCCAGCTACCTCGTCGAGGGCGGCCCCTCGCGCACGTACGAGAACGCCAAGGCGATGATGTACGGCGACCCCGAGCTGTGGGCCGACCTGCTGGACCGCCTCGCGGACATCACGGCCGCGTTCCTGAAGGTGCAGATCGAGGCCGGTGCCTCGGCGGTGCAGCTCTTCGACTCCTGGGCGGGCGCGCTGGCCCCCGCCGACTACCGCGCCTCGGTGATGCCGGCCTCCGCGAAGGTCTTCGACGCCGTCGCGGGCTACGGCGTGCCGCGCATCCACTTCGGTGTCGGCACCGGTGAGCTGCTGAAGCTCATGGGCGACGCGGGCGCGGACGTCGTCGGCGTCGACTGGCGGGTCCCGCTGGACGAGGCCGCGCGCCGGGTCGGCCCCGGCAAGGCGCTCCAGGGCAACCTCGACCCGACGGTGCTGTTCACCGACCGCAAGACGGTGGAGGCCAAGGCGCAGGAGGTGCTGGACGCGGCCGCCGACCTGGAGGGGCACGTCTTCAACCTCGGCCACGGCGTCATGCCGAACATCGAGCCGGACGCGCTGACCCACCTGGTCGACTACGTCCACTCCGCGAGCGCCCGCTGA
- a CDS encoding alpha/beta hydrolase, with product MRAAALYSAAGSLLLTGLAVPPADGAPGAPGAAELRGTAVAAAKARAAGLDFGACPDESPAGMRCATVRVPLDYARPGGKQIELTVSRMPATGRDPANSKHKVPRQGALVYNPGGPGASSLNFPMIGVVPQWRRIASAYDLVGYAPRGVAPSAPLSCEKPEEFFKAPSLAPVHPGEAYKRERIARAKAYARGCAERSGGGLEFFNSLNNARDLDVLRAALGESRLTFMGASYGTYVGALYATLFPGHLRRMVLDSAVDPDPAKVWYRENLDQSAAFEDRWADFRTWVARHDDVYGLGTTPAAVQRSYDTASDRLEAHPADGKVGPGQLQNTFLMAGYYDDYWPSRAAALAAYLKGDAKPLVRLGAPSPETATEAENGSAVYTAVECNDAPWPTDFRVWDRDNTRLARTAPFETWDNAWVNLPCAYWSARRQVPLDVRTGPGETPPVLILAAERDAATPYGGALELNRRLAGSTLVTERDAGTHGIGGGPNTCVNAHLDAYLLEGRLPGRRAACDPRPEPRPTEPTGRGTPDRDALKGKGA from the coding sequence ATGAGAGCTGCCGCCCTGTACTCGGCCGCCGGTTCCTTGCTGCTGACCGGGCTCGCCGTGCCCCCGGCCGACGGCGCGCCCGGCGCACCGGGCGCGGCCGAGCTGCGCGGCACCGCCGTCGCCGCCGCCAAGGCCCGCGCGGCCGGCCTCGACTTCGGCGCCTGCCCCGACGAGTCCCCGGCCGGGATGCGCTGCGCCACCGTACGCGTCCCGCTGGACTACGCCCGCCCGGGTGGGAAGCAGATCGAGCTGACCGTCAGCCGGATGCCGGCCACCGGGCGCGACCCGGCCAACAGCAAGCACAAGGTGCCCCGGCAGGGCGCCCTCGTCTACAACCCCGGCGGCCCCGGCGCGTCCAGCCTGAACTTCCCGATGATCGGCGTGGTCCCTCAGTGGCGGCGCATCGCCTCCGCGTACGACCTCGTGGGCTACGCCCCGCGCGGGGTGGCGCCCTCGGCCCCGCTGTCCTGTGAGAAGCCGGAGGAGTTCTTCAAGGCGCCCTCTCTCGCCCCGGTCCACCCCGGCGAGGCGTACAAGCGGGAGCGGATCGCGCGGGCGAAGGCGTACGCGCGCGGGTGCGCGGAACGGTCGGGCGGCGGGCTGGAGTTCTTCAACTCGCTCAACAACGCCCGTGACCTGGACGTGCTGCGGGCCGCGCTCGGCGAGTCCCGGCTGACCTTCATGGGCGCTTCGTACGGCACCTATGTGGGCGCGCTGTACGCTACCCTGTTCCCCGGTCATCTGCGGCGGATGGTGCTGGACTCGGCGGTGGACCCGGACCCGGCGAAGGTCTGGTACCGCGAGAACCTGGACCAGTCGGCCGCGTTCGAGGACCGCTGGGCCGACTTCCGCACCTGGGTGGCCCGGCACGACGACGTGTACGGCCTCGGCACCACCCCGGCCGCCGTCCAGCGCTCCTACGACACCGCGAGCGACCGGCTGGAGGCGCACCCGGCGGACGGCAAGGTCGGGCCGGGCCAGCTGCAGAACACGTTCCTGATGGCCGGGTACTACGACGACTACTGGCCGAGCCGGGCCGCCGCCCTGGCCGCCTATCTGAAAGGCGACGCCAAACCGCTGGTCCGGCTGGGCGCGCCCAGCCCCGAGACGGCCACCGAGGCGGAGAACGGCAGCGCGGTGTACACGGCCGTGGAGTGCAACGACGCGCCCTGGCCGACCGACTTCCGGGTCTGGGACCGCGACAACACCCGCCTCGCCCGCACGGCCCCCTTCGAGACCTGGGACAACGCCTGGGTGAACCTGCCGTGCGCCTACTGGTCCGCGCGCCGCCAGGTCCCGCTCGACGTGCGCACCGGGCCCGGTGAGACCCCGCCGGTCCTCATCCTCGCGGCCGAGCGGGACGCGGCCACCCCGTACGGCGGAGCACTGGAGCTGAACCGGCGGCTGGCCGGGTCCACGCTGGTCACCGAGCGGGACGCGGGCACGCACGGCATCGGCGGCGGACCCAACACGTGTGTCAACGCCCACCTGGACGCTTACCTGCTGGAAGGCCGCCTGCCGGGCCGGCGCGCCGCCTGCGACCCGCGCCCGGAGCCGCGCCCCACCGAGCCGACCGGACGCGGCACCCCGGACCGGGACGCGCTGAAGGGCAAGGGCGCCTAG
- a CDS encoding DUF3000 domain-containing protein, with the protein MAAAQGRSSDGTGGMDDVKDTQAKERGAGVPEVPPAFGSAVEALRNARLRPQVEVEPTPAPQRLAPYAYALEAVVLDGEQELADGRLVLLHDPAGHDAWHGTFRLVTLVRAELEPEMAADPLLPEVCWSWLTGALQSRGLTYGEPSGTVTRAGSHYFGGLSERPAASQIEIRASWTPLEGLGGVPDTAAHLASWCDLLAQVGGLPPAAPGDGSVVTLPQRRGPQSR; encoded by the coding sequence ATGGCTGCGGCTCAGGGACGATCGTCGGACGGCACCGGCGGAATGGACGACGTGAAGGACACGCAGGCGAAGGAGAGAGGAGCCGGGGTGCCAGAGGTCCCCCCTGCCTTCGGCAGCGCGGTGGAGGCGCTGCGGAACGCGCGGCTGCGGCCGCAGGTGGAGGTGGAGCCGACACCCGCCCCGCAGCGGCTGGCGCCGTACGCGTACGCGCTGGAGGCCGTCGTGCTCGACGGCGAGCAGGAGCTGGCCGACGGCCGGCTGGTGCTGCTGCACGACCCGGCCGGGCACGACGCCTGGCACGGCACCTTCCGCCTGGTGACGCTGGTACGGGCGGAGCTGGAGCCCGAGATGGCGGCCGACCCGCTGCTGCCGGAGGTGTGCTGGTCCTGGCTGACCGGCGCGCTCCAGTCGCGCGGGCTGACCTACGGCGAGCCGAGCGGCACCGTCACCCGGGCCGGCTCCCACTACTTCGGCGGGCTGTCGGAGCGGCCGGCCGCCTCACAGATCGAGATCCGCGCCTCCTGGACGCCGCTCGAAGGGCTGGGCGGCGTTCCGGACACCGCCGCGCACCTCGCCTCGTGGTGCGATCTGCTGGCCCAGGTCGGCGGGCTGCCCCCGGCCGCGCCGGGCGACGGCTCGGTGGTGACCCTGCCGCAGCGCAGGGGTCCGCAGTCCCGCTAG
- a CDS encoding FAD-dependent oxidoreductase — protein sequence MDKREGPERLVVIGGDAAGMAAASQARRLRKPDELEIVAFERTHFTSYSACGIPYWVGGAVEERDQLVARTPKEHRERHIDLRLRTEVTEIDVSGRRVRAHDLESGTEYWTSYDKLVIATGARPIRPDMPGAGAAGVHGVQTLDDGQALIDTLARTGGRRAVVVGAGYIGVEMAEALLRRGFEVTVVNRGAEPMATLDPDMGRLVRRAMEGMGITMVDDTEVTGLRTGGDGRVRAVVTKDAEYPADVVVMGIGVEPVTGLAREAGLPLGAHGGLLTDLAMRVRGHTDIWAGGDCVEVLNLVSGQEQYIPLGTHANKHGQVIGTNVGGGYATFPGVVGTAVSKVCELEIARTGLRERDARRAGLQYEAVVIESTSRAGYYPEASPMTVKMIAERNTGRLLGVQIVGGEGAGKRVDIAAVALTAAMTVEQMTALDLGYAPPFSPVWDPILVAARKAVKKLRETG from the coding sequence ATGGACAAGCGTGAAGGGCCCGAGCGGCTGGTCGTGATCGGCGGCGACGCCGCGGGAATGGCCGCGGCGTCGCAGGCCCGTCGGCTGCGGAAACCGGACGAGCTGGAGATCGTGGCGTTCGAACGCACCCACTTCACCTCGTACTCGGCGTGCGGCATCCCCTACTGGGTGGGCGGCGCCGTCGAGGAGCGGGACCAGCTCGTCGCGCGTACCCCAAAGGAGCACCGGGAGCGGCACATCGACCTCCGGCTGCGCACCGAGGTGACGGAGATCGACGTGTCCGGGCGCCGGGTGCGGGCGCACGACCTGGAGTCCGGCACCGAGTACTGGACCTCGTACGACAAGCTGGTCATCGCCACCGGGGCGCGGCCGATCCGGCCGGACATGCCGGGGGCGGGCGCGGCCGGGGTGCACGGGGTGCAGACGCTGGACGACGGGCAGGCGCTGATCGACACGCTGGCCCGTACCGGGGGCCGGCGCGCGGTGGTCGTCGGCGCGGGGTACATCGGCGTGGAGATGGCCGAGGCGCTGCTCCGGCGGGGCTTCGAGGTGACGGTGGTCAACCGGGGCGCGGAGCCGATGGCGACGCTCGATCCCGACATGGGCCGGCTGGTGCGGCGGGCCATGGAGGGCATGGGGATCACCATGGTGGACGACACCGAGGTGACCGGCCTGCGCACCGGTGGGGACGGCCGGGTGCGGGCGGTGGTCACGAAGGACGCGGAGTATCCGGCGGACGTGGTGGTGATGGGCATCGGCGTGGAGCCGGTGACCGGCCTCGCCCGCGAGGCGGGCCTCCCGCTGGGCGCGCACGGCGGCCTCCTCACCGACCTCGCCATGCGGGTGCGCGGCCATACGGACATCTGGGCGGGCGGTGACTGCGTGGAGGTGCTGAACCTGGTCTCCGGGCAGGAGCAGTACATCCCGCTCGGCACCCACGCCAACAAGCACGGGCAGGTCATCGGCACCAACGTGGGCGGCGGTTACGCCACCTTCCCCGGTGTCGTCGGCACCGCCGTCAGCAAGGTCTGCGAGCTGGAGATCGCCCGCACCGGCCTGCGCGAACGCGACGCCCGCCGGGCCGGCCTTCAGTACGAGGCGGTCGTCATCGAGTCGACCAGCCGCGCCGGCTACTACCCCGAAGCCTCCCCCATGACCGTCAAGATGATCGCCGAACGCAACACCGGCCGCCTCCTCGGCGTCCAGATCGTCGGCGGCGAGGGCGCCGGCAAACGCGTCGACATCGCCGCCGTGGCGCTCACCGCCGCCATGACCGTGGAACAGATGACCGCCCTCGACCTCGGCTACGCCCCACCCTTCTCCCCCGTCTGGGACCCGATCCTGGTAGCGGCCCGCAAGGCGGTGAAGAAGCTCCGCGAGACCGGCTAG
- a CDS encoding rhomboid family intramembrane serine protease yields the protein MVIPVHDVNPARRTPYVTYALIAASVLVFLLTPGAEGAAGGESHVAQLCQLHAFMDHYAAIPREMIHHQLPRLVPTGQVGTGVAGPGCVMGVPGYDKSPALSVVTAMFLHGGWLHLLGNMLFLLIFGNNVEDRMGHVRFALFYLVCGYAASYGFALLNADSGDPLIGASGAIAGVLGAYLVLYPKARVWVLVPFLIFLPLRLPAWIVLGFWFGLQAVYSSGRGVEAGSGTVAYAAHVVGFVAGMLLAWPLKAGTPPPPEPGRLLFGRRARHRQAW from the coding sequence GTGGTCATACCTGTCCATGACGTCAATCCCGCGCGTCGTACGCCATATGTGACGTATGCGCTCATCGCCGCCAGTGTGCTGGTGTTTCTGCTGACGCCCGGGGCGGAGGGGGCGGCCGGTGGGGAGAGTCATGTGGCGCAGCTGTGTCAGCTGCACGCGTTCATGGATCATTACGCGGCGATTCCGCGGGAGATGATCCATCATCAGCTGCCGAGGCTGGTGCCGACCGGGCAGGTGGGAACGGGGGTGGCCGGGCCAGGGTGTGTGATGGGGGTGCCGGGGTACGACAAGTCGCCGGCGCTGTCGGTCGTCACGGCGATGTTCCTGCACGGGGGCTGGCTGCACCTGCTGGGGAACATGCTGTTCCTGCTGATCTTCGGCAACAACGTCGAGGACCGCATGGGCCACGTCCGCTTCGCGCTGTTCTACCTCGTCTGCGGCTACGCGGCGAGCTACGGCTTCGCCCTGCTGAACGCCGACTCCGGTGACCCGCTGATCGGGGCGTCCGGCGCGATCGCGGGGGTGCTCGGCGCCTATCTGGTGCTGTATCCGAAGGCCAGGGTGTGGGTGCTGGTCCCGTTCCTGATCTTCCTGCCGCTCCGGCTGCCCGCGTGGATCGTGCTGGGCTTCTGGTTCGGCCTCCAGGCCGTGTACTCCTCGGGGCGCGGCGTCGAGGCCGGCTCCGGCACGGTGGCGTACGCGGCGCATGTCGTCGGCTTCGTGGCCGGGATGCTGCTCGCCTGGCCGCTGAAGGCCGGCACCCCGCCCCCGCCGGAGCCGGGCCGCCTGCTGTTCGGCAGGCGGGCGCGGCACCGTCAGGCGTGGTGA
- a CDS encoding DUF4349 domain-containing protein — translation MRTQVRVLAGALLAASLALAGCSESGGDSKSSYADAPRAASGAGGGAAEDGRSARRAPRLAPSVIRTASLEVEVRDVPGALAKARQVTEDAGGYVGEESTDRDDDGGERTRVVLRVPSERYEEVLGSLQGTGKLLRRTARAQDVTDQVVDVDSRVKSQRASVARVRELMDRAEKLTDVVALEGELSSREADLEALLAQQASLKDRTGLATITLSLAGKGAQPGAGDDTPGFLDALSGGWHAFLTMLRWIALVVGAVLPFAALVALLVFLWRRVVRPRLPRRPAPAPVSGSLPQARPVSEGGAPVSGEHK, via the coding sequence ATGCGTACACAGGTCCGGGTCCTGGCGGGGGCCCTGCTCGCCGCCTCACTCGCGCTCGCGGGGTGCAGCGAGTCGGGCGGCGACTCCAAGTCGTCCTACGCGGACGCCCCGCGCGCCGCTTCCGGCGCGGGCGGCGGCGCGGCCGAGGACGGCAGGTCCGCCCGCCGCGCGCCCCGGCTCGCGCCGAGCGTCATCCGTACCGCCTCCCTGGAGGTCGAGGTCCGGGACGTGCCCGGCGCGCTGGCCAAGGCACGGCAGGTCACCGAGGACGCGGGCGGTTACGTCGGCGAGGAGAGCACCGACCGGGACGACGACGGCGGCGAGCGCACCCGGGTCGTCCTGCGGGTTCCCTCGGAGCGGTACGAGGAGGTGCTCGGCTCGCTCCAGGGCACCGGCAAGCTGCTGCGGCGCACCGCGCGGGCGCAGGACGTCACCGATCAGGTGGTGGACGTGGACAGCCGGGTCAAGTCGCAGCGAGCCAGCGTCGCCCGGGTCCGGGAGCTGATGGACCGGGCGGAGAAGCTGACCGACGTGGTCGCGCTGGAGGGCGAGCTGAGCAGCCGGGAGGCCGACCTGGAGGCGCTGCTGGCCCAGCAGGCGTCGCTGAAGGACCGTACGGGCCTGGCGACCATCACCCTGTCGCTCGCGGGGAAGGGCGCGCAGCCGGGCGCCGGGGACGACACACCCGGGTTCCTGGACGCGCTGTCGGGCGGCTGGCACGCGTTTCTGACGATGCTGCGCTGGATCGCGCTGGTGGTGGGCGCGGTGCTGCCGTTCGCGGCGCTGGTCGCGCTGCTGGTGTTCCTGTGGCGCCGGGTGGTCCGCCCCCGGCTCCCGCGCCGCCCGGCCCCCGCGCCCGTATCGGGCTCGCTGCCGCAGGCGCGGCCGGTGTCGGAGGGCGGCGCGCCGGTGTCCGGCGAGCACAAGTGA
- a CDS encoding TIGR04222 domain-containing membrane protein has product MFWVLLLLPAWAFAALACTRLCLAAVRAAAADRVARADGGSRDLTLYETAFLSGGPSRVADLAMVRMARQRRLLLAHTGWATVVDPRGRDEMERSVIGAIGPRGQSRIAPVRAAAAGAEAVQRLADRLIGAGLAVPYDTGTTVAAGVRQVRAAAVAVLALGAAALLMPTPVDLPRSQIAMWFALPLVLTLSCLAIARVEVHPYPRWASPAGQRLLGEVARRPAGDGEEGSFLMRLATRGVRALNEPELRAAFTHRDAPGAHGEH; this is encoded by the coding sequence ATGTTCTGGGTCCTCCTCCTGCTTCCGGCCTGGGCCTTCGCCGCCCTCGCCTGCACCCGGCTCTGCCTCGCCGCCGTCCGCGCGGCCGCCGCGGACCGCGTGGCGCGGGCGGACGGCGGCTCCCGCGATCTGACGCTGTACGAGACGGCGTTCCTGTCCGGCGGCCCCTCGCGCGTCGCCGACCTCGCCATGGTCCGGATGGCCCGGCAGCGCCGGCTGCTGCTCGCGCACACCGGCTGGGCCACCGTGGTGGACCCACGTGGACGGGACGAGATGGAACGTTCCGTCATCGGCGCGATCGGCCCCCGGGGACAGTCCCGGATCGCCCCCGTGCGGGCGGCCGCGGCCGGTGCGGAGGCGGTGCAGCGGCTCGCCGACCGGCTGATCGGGGCCGGGCTGGCGGTCCCCTACGACACCGGGACGACGGTGGCCGCCGGGGTGCGCCAGGTGCGGGCCGCCGCCGTGGCCGTGCTCGCGCTGGGCGCGGCCGCGCTGCTCATGCCGACCCCCGTGGACCTGCCGCGCTCCCAGATCGCGATGTGGTTCGCGCTGCCCCTCGTCCTCACCCTGAGCTGCCTGGCCATCGCCCGCGTCGAGGTGCACCCGTACCCGCGCTGGGCCTCTCCCGCCGGGCAGCGGCTCCTCGGGGAGGTGGCCCGGCGTCCGGCCGGGGACGGCGAGGAGGGCTCCTTCCTCATGCGGCTCGCGACGCGGGGCGTGCGCGCGCTGAACGAGCCCGAGCTGCGGGCCGCGTTCACCCACCGCGATGCGCCGGGGGCGCACGGGGAGCACTGA
- a CDS encoding response regulator transcription factor: MSVLLEQPASLVAYRPNKPTAMVVVADPRVRSTVTRHLWALGVRDVIEASSVAEARPRIGNPRDICVADVHLPDGSGLTLLSETRAAGWPNGLALSAADDIGAVRNALAGGVKGYVVTGTRTNIGLPTRPGAAPIGSAAARMGHRRPPGAPSHPGGYRELSGREVEVLRLVAEGQSNKAIGVSMGLSALTVKSHLARIARKLGTGDRAGMVAVALRTGIIH, from the coding sequence GTGTCCGTTCTCCTCGAGCAGCCCGCAAGCCTGGTCGCCTACCGCCCGAACAAGCCGACCGCCATGGTGGTCGTGGCCGACCCCCGCGTCCGTTCCACCGTCACCCGCCATCTGTGGGCCCTCGGTGTGCGCGACGTGATCGAGGCCTCGTCCGTCGCGGAGGCTCGTCCCCGCATCGGCAACCCCCGCGACATCTGTGTCGCAGACGTCCACCTGCCCGACGGCTCCGGGCTCACCCTGCTGTCCGAGACCCGCGCCGCGGGCTGGCCCAACGGCCTCGCCCTGTCCGCCGCCGACGACATCGGCGCCGTCCGCAACGCCCTCGCCGGGGGCGTGAAGGGCTACGTCGTCACCGGCACCCGTACCAACATCGGCCTGCCCACCCGCCCCGGCGCCGCCCCCATCGGCTCCGCCGCGGCCAGAATGGGGCACCGGCGTCCGCCGGGCGCCCCCAGCCACCCCGGCGGCTACCGCGAACTGTCCGGCCGTGAGGTCGAGGTGCTCCGCCTCGTCGCGGAGGGCCAGTCGAACAAGGCGATCGGCGTCTCCATGGGCCTGTCCGCGCTGACCGTCAAGAGCCACCTGGCCCGCATCGCGCGCAAGCTCGGCACGGGCGACCGCGCCGGCATGGTCGCGGTGGCCCTGCGCACCGGGATCATCCACTAG
- the hemQ gene encoding hydrogen peroxide-dependent heme synthase translates to MSDDAPTTEPGRIPNKGKLAKDLNEVIRYTLWSVFRLKDVLPEDRAGYADEVQELFDQLAAKDVTVRGTYDVSGLRADADLMIWWHAETADQLQEAYNLFRRTRLGRALDPVWSNMALHRPAEFNRSHIPAFLADETPRNYVSVYPFVRSYDWYLLPDEDRRRMLADHGKMARGYPDVRANTVASFSLGDYEWMLAFEADELYRIVDLMRHLRASEARMHVREEVPFYTGRRKSVAELVAGLA, encoded by the coding sequence ATGAGTGACGACGCCCCCACCACCGAGCCCGGCCGCATCCCGAACAAGGGCAAGCTGGCCAAGGACCTCAACGAGGTCATCCGCTACACCCTGTGGTCCGTCTTCCGGCTGAAGGACGTGCTGCCGGAGGACCGCGCGGGCTACGCCGACGAGGTCCAGGAGCTGTTCGACCAGCTCGCCGCGAAGGACGTCACGGTCCGCGGCACCTACGACGTCTCCGGCCTGCGCGCCGACGCCGACCTGATGATCTGGTGGCACGCCGAGACCGCCGACCAGCTCCAGGAGGCGTACAACCTCTTCCGGCGCACCAGGCTGGGCCGCGCGCTCGACCCGGTGTGGTCGAACATGGCGCTGCACCGCCCGGCCGAGTTCAACCGCTCGCACATCCCGGCGTTCCTCGCCGACGAGACGCCCCGCAACTACGTGAGCGTCTACCCCTTCGTGCGCTCCTACGACTGGTACCTGCTGCCCGACGAGGACCGCCGCCGCATGCTCGCCGACCACGGCAAGATGGCCCGCGGCTACCCGGACGTGCGCGCCAACACGGTCGCCTCCTTCTCGCTGGGCGACTACGAGTGGATGCTCGCCTTCGAGGCCGACGAGCTGTACCGCATCGTCGACCTCATGCGTCACCTGCGTGCCTCCGAGGCCCGGATGCACGTCCGCGAGGAGGTGCCCTTCTACACCGGCCGCCGGAAGTCGGTGGCCGAGCTGGTCGCCGGGCTCGCCTAA